In Pseudomonas sp. p1(2021b), the genomic window TCAAGCGCCTCCACAGCTACAACGGCTACGAGACCCCGGTAGCCATGGAGGAAAAGCTCAGGGCAGCGGCATGAACCTTAACCGGTGTCCAAAATTACTTGACCAGATCAAGCCCGCTCCTACACGGGCAGCGCCAGGCCTGATGCAGGCCCATCGCGGGACAAGCCCGCTCCTACAGGTACAGTGTCGCTCTCACGGGCAGCGGTGATTCTGTGGGAGCGGGCTTGTCCCGCGATGGGGCCCTCACAGCCACATCGCATCCCAGTGGGAGTACGCGCCTATCCTGTCGACCAAGCCTGCCCTTAGAGGATTGGCAATGATGTAACGCGCCACCTGGCGCACATCCTCTTCTCTGCGCAGCGCCCGGTCATGATACCCAGGCTGCCAGATCCGCTCACGATGCCCGGCCTCGTACAACGTTCTGCTGCTGCGCGACTTGAACCTGCGCATCAAGGTGCACAGCGTCACGGATTTCAATTCGATCAACCAGTGGAGATGATCAGGCATGACGACCCAGGCCAGGGAATCGCAGGCCTGTTCTTTTTCGGCCTGCCGCAGTTGGCGCACTACCAGGCGCGCTGAGTTGAAGTCTCGAAAAAGCGGTTTGCGCGCGTGGGTGGCGGTGGTCAGCAGGTAGAGCCTACCTGGCTCGGAGAAGCGCCCGCGGCGCAACAGCCGGGCGTGGGGACGATCCATGTCGGCTTCCTTGAGAAATTGTCTGCTATTCAATGTAGTTCGCTGAAGAAATATGACTTGTCCGAATTCATTGCTGGATGTGCCGGCCCTATCGCGGGACAAGCCCGCTCCTACACGGGCAGCGGTGATCCTGTGGGAGCGGGCTTGTCCCGCGATGGTGCCGGTAGCGGCACCGCGCCTCACAGGTTGTTACCGATCCTGCAAAACACTTTCTCATCTAAGACTAAGGTCGTCTGGTTGGCAGCCTTCGGCGGCATAAAGTAAGGGCGGGTTCTCCCTTATTTGTGCTGCTAGGACAACAACAATGAACGACAGCATCTACCAGTCGATACAGAACAGCCCCCGCTTCAAGGAGCTCGTCACCAAGCGCGAGCGCTTCGCCTGGATTCTCTCGGCGATCATGCTCGGCCTCTACTGCGCCTTCATCCTTCTCATCGCCTATGGCCCGCAGGTACTGGGCGCCAAGCTCAGCCCCGATTCGTCGATCACCTGGGGCATCCCCCTGGGCGTCGGCCTGATCGTCGCGGCGTTCGTCCTCACCGCCATCTACGTGCGCCGTGCCAACGGCGAGTTCGATGAGCTGAACAAGGCCATCCTGAAGGAGGCGCAACAATGATCCGCCATCCAGCCAAAGCCCTGGCCGTCCTGGCCTGCGGCGCTTTCGCACCCGCCGTGTGGGCCGCCGATGCCCTGACCGGCGAGGTGCACAAGCAGCCGCTCAACGTCTCGGCGATCGTCATGTTCGTGGCCTTCGTCTGCTTCACCCTGGGCATCACCTACTGGGCCTCCAAGCGCAACAAGTCGGCGTCCGACTACTATGCCGCCGGTGGCCGCATCACGGGCTTTCAGAACGGCCTGGCGATCGCCGGTGACTACATGTCGGCGGCCTCCTTCCTGGGGATTTCCGCCCTGGTGTTCACCTCCGGCTACGACGGCCTGATCTACTCGATCGGCTTCCTCGTCGGCTGGCCGATCATTCTCTTTTTGATCGCCGAACGCCTGCGCAACCTGGGCAAGTACACCTTCGCCGACGTCGCTTCGTACCGCCTCGGGCAGAAGGAGATCCGCACCCTGTCGGCCTCAGGCTCCCTGGTGGTGGTGGCGTTCTACCTGATCGCCCAGATGGTCGGTGCCGGCAAGCTGATCCAGCTGCTGTTCGGCCTGGACTACCACGTCGCGGTGATCCTGGTGGGTATCCTGATGTGCCTGTACGTCCTGTTCGGCGGCATGCTGGCCACCACCTGGGTTCAGATCATCAAGGCCGTGCTGCTGCTCTCCGGCGCCAGCTTCATGGCGCTGATGGTGATGAAACACGTGGGCTTCGACTTCAACACCCTGTTCTCCGAAGCGATCAAGGTGCACGCCAAGGGCGAGGCGATCATGAGCCCGGGCGGCCTGGTCAAGGACCCGATCTCGGCGTTCTCCCTGGGCCTGGCACTGATGTTCGGCACCGCGGGCCTGCCGCACATCCTGATGCGCTTCTTCACCGTCAGCGACGCCAAGGAAGCACG contains:
- a CDS encoding cation acetate symporter, with translation MIRHPAKALAVLACGAFAPAVWAADALTGEVHKQPLNVSAIVMFVAFVCFTLGITYWASKRNKSASDYYAAGGRITGFQNGLAIAGDYMSAASFLGISALVFTSGYDGLIYSIGFLVGWPIILFLIAERLRNLGKYTFADVASYRLGQKEIRTLSASGSLVVVAFYLIAQMVGAGKLIQLLFGLDYHVAVILVGILMCLYVLFGGMLATTWVQIIKAVLLLSGASFMALMVMKHVGFDFNTLFSEAIKVHAKGEAIMSPGGLVKDPISAFSLGLALMFGTAGLPHILMRFFTVSDAKEARKSVLYATGFIGYFYILTFIIGFGAILLVSTNPDFKDAAGALIGGNNMAAVHLANAVGGSVFLGFISAVAFATILAVVAGLTLAGASAVSHDLYASVICKGKANEKDEIRVSKITTIALGVLAIGLGILFEKQNIAFMVGLAFSIAASCNFPVLLLSMYWKKLTTRGAMIGGWLGLVSAVGLMILGPTIWVQILGHENAIYPYEYPALFSMLIAFVGIWFFSVTDKSKAAEGERALFYPQFVRSQTGLGASGAVSH
- a CDS encoding REP-associated tyrosine transposase, which produces MDRPHARLLRRGRFSEPGRLYLLTTATHARKPLFRDFNSARLVVRQLRQAEKEQACDSLAWVVMPDHLHWLIELKSVTLCTLMRRFKSRSSRTLYEAGHRERIWQPGYHDRALRREEDVRQVARYIIANPLRAGLVDRIGAYSHWDAMWL
- a CDS encoding DUF485 domain-containing protein, whose protein sequence is MNDSIYQSIQNSPRFKELVTKRERFAWILSAIMLGLYCAFILLIAYGPQVLGAKLSPDSSITWGIPLGVGLIVAAFVLTAIYVRRANGEFDELNKAILKEAQQ